The proteins below come from a single Candidatus Angelobacter sp. genomic window:
- a CDS encoding gfo/Idh/MocA family oxidoreductase, with product MTDWGAHHNDIAQWGNGTERSGPVAIEGRSLIEMIPGGYTAASQYHIEYTYANGVKLTCVSVATDGPDGSHHGKPDDPVHGVKFEGTDGWIFVTRGRIEASKPEVLTEPLASNATHLYVSDNHMGNFFDCVRSRKPPICEPEIGHRSVTVCHLGVISMRLGRKLNWDPERERFVNDTEADRWLARPQRKPYTYDLA from the coding sequence ATGACCGACTGGGGCGCGCACCATAACGACATCGCGCAGTGGGGCAACGGCACCGAGCGCAGCGGCCCCGTCGCGATCGAGGGCAGGTCCCTCATCGAGATGATTCCGGGCGGGTACACGGCCGCCAGCCAGTATCACATCGAATACACTTACGCCAACGGCGTAAAGCTCACCTGTGTCAGTGTCGCGACGGACGGGCCCGACGGCTCACACCACGGCAAACCGGACGATCCGGTTCATGGCGTGAAATTTGAAGGGACCGACGGCTGGATTTTTGTGACTCGCGGCCGGATCGAAGCCAGCAAGCCGGAAGTGCTCACCGAACCACTGGCATCGAACGCGACGCATCTCTATGTCAGCGACAATCACATGGGTAATTTCTTCGACTGCGTCCGCTCGCGAAAGCCGCCAATCTGCGAACCGGAGATCGGACACCGTTCGGTCACGGTTTGCCACCTCGGCGTGATCTCCATGAGGCTTGGTCGAAAGTTGAACTGGGATCCGGAGAGGGAACGGTTCGTCAACGACACGGAGGCGGACAGGTGGCTCGCGCGTCCGCAACGCAAGCCCTATACGTATGACCTGGCCTGA
- a CDS encoding superoxide dismutase family protein: MKTLKALAVIAAVSSFGIISFEPARAAEHEHGEAWAAVRQAVAVLHATAGNKCHGTVRFTQEGDSVKVVADIEGLTPGQKHAIHVHQYGDCSSADGMSAGGHYNPEGHQHGLPEKEMRHAGDLGNLTADNDGKAHYEITVNNISIAGMKNPVIGRGVIVHAKVDDGGQPVGNAGGRIACGVIGVANTAAKK, translated from the coding sequence ATGAAAACTTTGAAAGCACTTGCCGTCATCGCCGCGGTTTCATCCTTCGGCATCATCTCGTTCGAGCCGGCGCGCGCGGCTGAACACGAGCACGGCGAAGCCTGGGCAGCGGTCCGACAGGCCGTTGCGGTTTTGCACGCCACCGCCGGCAACAAGTGCCATGGCACGGTGCGGTTCACCCAGGAGGGCGACTCGGTGAAAGTCGTGGCGGACATCGAAGGACTGACGCCCGGCCAGAAACACGCCATCCATGTTCATCAGTATGGCGATTGCTCGTCCGCCGACGGCATGAGCGCGGGCGGTCACTACAATCCCGAAGGCCACCAGCATGGTTTACCCGAGAAGGAAATGCGTCATGCGGGCGATCTGGGCAATCTTACCGCCGACAATGACGGCAAGGCTCACTACGAAATCACCGTGAACAACATTTCAATCGCAGGCATGAAAAACCCTGTCATTGGACGCGGCGTCATCGTGCATGCAAAGGTGGACGACGGCGGCCAGCCAGTCGGCAACGCGGGCGGGCGCATCGCTTGCGGCGTGATTGGCGTCGCGAACACTGCCGCGAAGAAATGA